Genomic DNA from Bacteroidota bacterium:
ACGATGTAGAGGCAACAGCCAAAGGGCTGATAAGACTTCTTTCGGACGAGCAACTTTGCACGACAATGGGTGAGAAGGCCCGCCGGAGGGCTCTTGATGAACAAACGTGGGAGAACCGCGGCAGTCAATTTGAGAATGCGCTCCGAGGAATTCTTCAGCGAGAACAGCATGCTTCTGAACCAGTACTGGAACCCGCGTAACAATGGCGACTCTTCTCATCATATCACATACTGAACACTATCTTGTGGACGGCGTCTATCACGGTTGGGGAGCAACGGTGAGAGAGATCGATCATCTCGCAACGATGTTCGACAATGTCGTGCATCTTGCGCCGTTGCATGATGCGGGGGGAATGAACAGAAACGCCCTTGCATATACTGCCTCAAGCGTAACCGTTATGCCTGTTCGTCCGTCGGGCGGGAATTCATTCGTGGCAAAGCTCGGAATCATTGCCGCAATTCCCGCGTATGTACGTGCCATTCGGGAGGCAATGCGACATGCGGACGTTATACACGTGCGCTGTCCTGCAAACATAAGTCTTACAGCCCTCCTCGTTTTGCTTGTCGCCGGCAAGGGAAAGAAGATCTGGATCAAGTACGCCGGTAATTGGAGGCCGCGGTCACCATTTCCGCTATCATATTCTCTGCAGCGAATGATGCTGCGGGGCATGTTCAGACATGCCATCGTCACGGTGAACGGAACGGGTTCCGGAGATCCCAGACATGTTATCTCAATGCTGAACCCGTCATTGACTGACGATGAAGTGGTTGCTGCTTCGGAAGGAGCGCGTTACAAGGAGCTCTGCTCTCCATACAGGTTGCTGACTGTTGGGCGAACGGAGACCGAGAAAGGAACC
This window encodes:
- a CDS encoding glycosyltransferase gives rise to the protein MATLLIISHTEHYLVDGVYHGWGATVREIDHLATMFDNVVHLAPLHDAGGMNRNALAYTASSVTVMPVRPSGGNSFVAKLGIIAAIPAYVRAIREAMRHADVIHVRCPANISLTALLVLLVAGKGKKIWIKYAGNWRPRSPFPLSYSLQRMMLRGMFRHAIVTVNGTGSGDPRHVISMLNPSLTDDEVVAASEGARYKELCSPYRLLTVGRTETEKGTGNALEILKRLKESPGSIHLDVVGDGPQRHFYEEYARKLGVAECVSFHGWVGRNELNRFYERSHVFLLLSKTEGWPKVVGEAMAFGCVPVCSDVSSIGHHLARFGTGAVVDREDITKSACVVRQLLSDPVQWKRQSSNAARSAMNFSYRGYTTRLREILNVKNSSLPVQTKRGCEVPDREGLHAN